GCTGCTGATCTGCACCACCTACGCCGGCTTCATCAAGATCTTCGACAGCAACCCGGCGCAGGGCTTCCTGGCCCAGGCGCACAAGTACCAGGCGGCAATCGCCAGCGACACGATCACCGCACCGGCCAAGTCGGTGGCGCAGATGCAGCAGATCGTGGTCAATGCCTACGTCAACACCAGCCTGACCGCGCTGTTCCTGCTGGTGGTGGGTGCGGTGCTGGTGTACTCGATCAAGACCATCCTGGCGGCCCGCCGCAATCCGCAGCGCAGCGACCGCGAGACCCCGTACGTGGCGCTGAAGCCGCACGAAATGGTGGATCTGTAATGAGCACGCAACTGGTTCCCGTCGGCCAGTACCAGACGCACCGCCGCATCTGGCGGCGCCTGGTGCAGACCGCACGGCTGTGCTGTGGGATTCCTGATTACGACAACTACGTCCGGCACATGCTGGAGAAGCATCCGGATCAGGAACCGATGGACTACAAGACGTTCTTCCGCGAACGGCAGGAAGCGCGCTACGGCGGTCGCAACGGCGGTCGCTGCTGCTGAGGTGTTTGGGTGGGTGCCGGGCTTGCAGCCCGGCGCCCGCCGATTCAACAGCAAATGCAACTGCAACTGCAAGAGCGTCGGCTCTGGGTTTCTGTTTGTTTGGCGGGGCGGTGTGGGTGGGCAGGACACGCCGTAAACCCATCCCTGGGGGCTCGTAGGCGCCATCCATGGCGCCTGCGGTCCTGCCCACCCACACCGCCCCACCTCTGACAGGTTGCCGGTGACGGCGAGACACATGCGGGGTCAGATCCGTTTTCCGAAGGGAAACGGATCTGACCCCATTTTGTTTGTC
This genomic stretch from Stenotrophomonas sp. SAU14A_NAIMI4_5 harbors:
- a CDS encoding CstA-like transporter-associated (seleno)protein, with amino-acid sequence MSTQLVPVGQYQTHRRIWRRLVQTARLCCGIPDYDNYVRHMLEKHPDQEPMDYKTFFRERQEARYGGRNGGRCC